The window GAGCCGTCCCGGCTGACCACCCGCCGACACGACTGTGGGCGCCACCGGCAAGGCCGGGGCGCCCACAGTTGGTTGTTCGGCCGACCTCAGTGGTTGAGGCAGACGTTGCCGAACGCGGGGTTCAGCAGGCCGATCACGTTCACGGTGTTGCCGCAGACGTTGACCGGGATGTGCACCGGCACCTGGGCCAGGTTGCCGGACAGGACGCCGGGGGAACCCACGGCCGCACCCTCGGCCGACGAGTCGGCAACGGCGGAGCCGGCGGCGCCGGCCGCGGCGAGACCAGCGGTGGCCAGGACCAGGGCGGCCTTCTTGGCAGAGTTCATGGGAAGTGCACCTTCTGTTCGATGTTCTGCCCCGAACCGGGGCTCACACCGAGCGAAACGGTCCAGCTTCCCAGACGACACGGCCACGCGCACGATGAGACCTGTTCGGCTCAATTGTCGTAACCATCCGACGGGTTCGCGGCTGCTACTGCCCCTTCGGAAGGCTGGGAATGTCCGGGATACCGGGAATCGCGGGGATGTCCGGGATGGCCGGGGTGTTCGGCACCTCGGGCAGGCCGTCCACCGGCGGGACCACCGAGTCGATCGGCGGGAGTTCCACCGGCGGCAGCTGGGGGATGAGCCCGGACAGGTCGGGGAGGTTCAGGTCCGGCAGCTTCGGCAGCTCGATCGGCGGCAGCTTCACCCCGTCGGGCAGCAGGCCCCCGAGCGACGCGAGCAGGCCCTCCAGGGTCTTGGTGAGGCCGGCCAGGAGGTCGTCGATGGGACCGGCGGCCGCCGCGCGCTGCTCGATCTTCTCGACCTGCTGCTGAACGGAGGCCACGCGCCCGGTGAGGGCCGCGGAGCCCTCGCCGTCCGCAGCGCCCGCGGGGGTGGCCGCGCCGGACAGTATGACGACGGCGAGAGCCGACGGGACGAGGAGACGGGCGGCGCGGGACGGCTTCGTGCGGTGCATGGATGTTCCTTCTCGGGTGGGGACATGGAAACGGACCCGAACGATCCGCTTCCTCACCCACCGTGCGAACACCTCGCACGGAGCGCAACCGGAGCCCGCGTGGATGCGGGCTGCGTACGGGCTTCGCGCACGCGTCCGGAGGCCACTCACCCGGGCCGGGGAAAACCTCGACACGCGCAGGCCGTTTGAGTGAAGCAGCGGAACCAACCCCCGGACGGGGCAGTTGACCAGGGCGCTCCATCAGCGGGCACTCGTGCGACAGAAGGATCAAGATGTTCAAGAAGTTCATGACCGCCGCCGCGGTCTCCGCCGTTGCGATCGGCGCGGGCGCTGCCGCCGCGGCCCCGGCCATGGCCATCGGCAACGACAACGGGGTCAACACCGTCAACGGCAACGGTGCCCAGCAGATCTACGGCAACCAGAAGACCGCCGGCGACATGAGCCCGCAGCTCAGCCTGGTCCAGGGGACCCTCAACAAGCCCTGCATCGGCCTGCCGGCGAAGGTCAACGCCCAGTCGCTCATCGCCGCGCTCAACATCGGCGTCCAGGACATCAACGTCCTGTCCAACCCGCAGAACCAGCAGTGCACCGAGAACTCCACCCAGGCCAAGGGCGACGAGCCGCTCTCGCACATCCTGGACAACATCCCGGTCCTCTCGGGCAACCTCTCGGCCGGCAGCTGAGCTCCGGTTCCTGCGCCTTCGGGCGATCGCGGGCCGCTGAGCCTGTGGAGTGAATGACGAGGGCCCCGGCGGCGTCCAGCCGCCGGGGCCCTCTGCGTACCCCGCCCCGCTCGCCGCTCCCGGCGGTCAGCCGGTCCAGAAGTCCCACCAGCGGGTGAGGATCAGCATGCCGATCACTCCGATGTGCAGGGCGGGCGGCGCCCAGCCGAACTCGGCGAAGAAGCCCCGCAGCGGGGCGGGGGCGGGCAGGACCCGGGTACGGACGTTGTGCGCGGTGACCGCCCAGAACATCAGCAGGGTCGCCACCCAGGCCAGGCAGCACCACAGGCAGAGCGCGTTGATCTCGTAGAGCGACTGGACCATCAGCCAGCTGCAGAAGCCGACGCCGAAGAGGGTGCCGGCGTTCAGTCCGAGCCAGAACCAGCCGCGGTAGCGGGCGCCGGCCAGCAGGCCCGCGCCGACGCAGACCACGACGCCGTACGCGACGAGCCCCAGCATCGGGTTGGGGAAGCCGAAGGCCGCCGCCTGATCGCTCGCCATCACGCTGCCGCACGAGACGACCGGGTTGAGACTGCACGCGGGTTTGAAGTCCGGGTCCTCCAGCAGGAGGAACTTGTCGAGGGTGATCACCCAGGAGGCCAGCAGCCCGGCCGCCCCGGTGACGGCCAGCAGCCACGCCAGGCCCTTCGGAGCCGCGTTCTGTTCGCCCTCGGGTCCACTGCGGGGCCGTACCTGCTGGCGCGGGAGGCCCACTGTATTCGTTGCCATGTGGCCCATAGTCCCGCGCTCCCTCCCAGAACGGGCCCAACCATGCTCATCCGTATGCAAGTTGACCTGAAGGTGTGGCGGGAACCTCCGATGCTTCCCGGACGTTTTACCGAACCCCGGACGTGATGTCAGAACCAGGGGTTACGTTGAGCTTCCGCGAAGTAACAAGCTGCGACGGCCTGGAGACCCACCTTGAGCGATCCGTACGAGACAACCGAGGCGCACCTCGAACGACTCCTCGGCCGCGCCCTCAACTCCTTCGACCTGCCGGACAGGCTGGTCGAGCGCCTCGGCACGGCGCTCGCCCACAGCTCTTCGCTCTACACCACCCACCACAGCCCGGAGTCGGGGATCTGGCGCGAGACGCACCGGCACACCTACCTGCTGACCGACGGCGGTTCGGTCTCGTTGTGGGAGCTGACGTACCGGCTGGTGGGCGACCGGGCCGTGCGGCACGAGATCTTCGCGAGCAAGGCGGAGACCTGCCTGGCCGTGACCCGGCTGTTCGGCGAGGCGTCGGCCGGGGCCTCGCCGGATCCGGTGCTGGTGCCGGGTGAGGAGGAGCCGGAGAACGACGTGGCGGTGCTGAGCGCGCTGTACGCGGCCTCGGCGCCGGTGCAGCGGCACCGGGAGTACGTGGTGGAGCAGTCCGCGGACCACGCCCGCCGGGTGCTGCGGCGCGCGGAGAACGCCGACCGGCCGGGCGAGCCGCTGGCGACGCTGCTGAGGTCTGCGTACGCGCACCAGATCACGCAGGCGTTCGGTGCGCGGCAGTGCCTCTCCGACGGGCGGGGCGCCGGATTCAGCCTGTACGAGCACGCCTTCGTGCTGCTGGACGGGACCGAGGTCAGCCTGTGGGAGGTCGAGCACACGGCGACGCCCGACGGACGGCACATGTGCGAGGTGTACGCGAGCGAGGCGGCCGCGCGCGGAGCCATGGAGCTCCGCGCCCGCGTGCGGTGACGGGGCGGGCGGTCAGGGCGTTCCGGGATTCCGGAGCGGGAGGTCCAGGGGCGGGTCCTGGGTGATGCGGACCCGGTCGGGGCGCAGGTCCGAGGGCGTCGGCACGGCGCTGCCCGGCAGTTGGACCGCGGCGGCGCCGTGGGCCAGCGCCGAGGCGAGGGCGCCCGGGCCGGTGCCGCCCGCGATGAGGAAACCGGCCAGCGCGGCGCCCCCCGCTCCTGCGGTGCTGCGCACCACCGGGACCGGAGCGGTGCCGTGGTGGGTGCCCTCGGCCGAGACCAGGAGCCGGCCGTCCCCGCCGAGGGAGACCAGTACGGCTCCGGCGCCCAGGTCCCGGAGCTCATCCGCGGCCTTGACCACGTCGCCCAGGGTGGGCAGCGGGCGGCCCACCGTCGCAGCCAGCCCCGACGCGCCCACCTTGATCACCTCGGGGCGGGCCGCCAGCGCCGCGGACAGGGCGGGGCCCGAGGTGTCCAGGGCGATGCGGGCGCCCGCGGCGTGCGCCCGGGTGACGAGGTCGGCGTACCACTCGGGCCCGAGGCCGCGCGGGAGGCTGCCGCCGGCGGCGATCCAGGCGGCTTCGGCGGCGGCGGAGCGGACGGTGTCCAGGAGGAGGCCGGATTCCTCCCGGGAGAGCTCCGGACCAGGTGAGTTGATCTTCGTGAGGGTGCCGTCCGGTTCGGCGAGGGAGATGTGGGAGCGGGTCTGGCCGGCGATCGAAACGGCCGTGACGTCCACGCCCCGGGCGCCGAGGAGTTCGGCGAGCAGGACGCCGGGGGCGCCGCCGAGCGGGAGGACCGCCGTCGTGCGGACGCCCGCGGCAGCCACCGCGCGGGAGACGTTGACGCCCTTGCCCCCGGGGTCGACCCGCTCGCCGTCGGCGCGCAGTACCCGGCCCCGGTCCAGCGCGGGGACCGCGTAGGTCCGGTCGAGGGAGGGATTGGGGGTGACGGTGAGGATCATACGAGCGCAACTTCCGTACCGGCGGCCTCGATCGACGCCTTGTGAGCGGGGGTGAGTCCCGTGTCCGTGATGAGCAGGTCGACCTCGGCGAAGGAGCCGAAGCGCGCGAAGTGCTCCTGTCCGGCCTTCGCGGAGTCGGCGAGGAGGACGACGCGGCGGGCGGCGGCCACGGCGGCGCGCTTGACGGCCGCCTCGGCGAGGTCGGGGGTGGTCAGACCGCCTTCGGCCGTGAACCCGTTGGTCGCGAGGAAGAGCACGTCGGCGCGGATCTCGGCGTACGCGCGCAGTGCCCACGCGTCGACGGCGGCGCGGGTGCGGTGGCGGACACGGCCTCCGACGAGGTGGAGGTCGATGCCGGTGTGGTCGGCGAGCCGGGCCGCTACCGGGAGCGCGTGGGTGACCACGGTGAGGGCGACGTCGACGGGGATGGCGGCCGCCAGCCGGGCGATGGTGCTGCCGGCGTCCAGGACGATGCTGCCGCCGTCGGGGAGCTCCGCCAGCGCGGCGGCCGCGATGCGGCGCTTCTCGTCGGCGGCGGTGCCCTCGCGCTCGGTGAGGTCGGGCTCGAAGTCGAGGCGGCCGGCCGGGATGGCCCCGCCGTGCGTCCGGCGCAGGAGGCCGGACCGGTCGAGGGCCGTGAGATCGCGGCGTACGGTCTCGGCGGTGACCCGGAACCGGTCGGCCAGGGAGAGCACGTCGACGCTGCCCGCTTCGCGGGCGAGGCGGAGGATCTCCTGGCGGCGCTCCGGTGCGTACATGTGGATTTGCGTCCGCTTCATACCCGATTGGATGATTTCGCCCCACCATACGGGTGTTTGCGGAGGGAAACAAAAAAGAACGGACATGGCCGCCCCCAGGGGCGGCCATGTCCGTTCGACGGTGGCGCGGAAGGGCCGGTCAGACGGCCGGGACCTTCTCGGCGGTGCGGCCGGCGTGCTCGGCGGCACCCTCGCGCTCCTCCATCGGGATCGCCCTGCGCGGCAGTACGAACATCAGCGCGAAGATCACGACCAGTACGGCCACGACCCACCACAGGGCACCGCGGAAGGCCTCGACGTAGGACGGGCCGAAGACCATGTCGTTCTCGATCAGACCGAAGAAGACGACGGAGGTCAGGGCGAGACCCAGCGCATTGCCCATCTGGCCGGTGGTGTTGATCAGCCCCGAGGCGGATCCGGCGTGCTCGCGCGGCACCTCGGAGAGCACGGTGTCGTTCAGCGGGGCCACGATCAGGCCCATGCCCACACCCATGACGACAAGCGGGGCCGCCATCTGCCAGGAGGCGATCTCCATGCCGTAGTGCTGCGACTCCCAGATGTAGAGGAGCAGACCGGCGGCCATGACCAGCGCACCGGCCTGGAGCACCTTGCGGCCGAAGCGGGGGACGAGCTTCTCGACCGAGAGGCCCGCGGCGACCGAGACGGCGATGGAGAACGGGATGCCGGTCAGGCCCGCGCGCAGCACGCTCCAGCCGAGGCCCATCTGCATGTACATCGTCCAGACCAGGAAGAAGATGCCGGTGGCGATGCCGAAGGTCAGCTGGACCGCGATACCGCCGGCGAAGCTCTTGACCTTGAAGAGGGAGAGCTCGACGAGCGGGGACCCATCCTTCTTGATCTTGTACTTCTCGTACGCGATGAAGGCGGCGAAGACGAAGGGCGCCGCGCTCATGCAGACGAACCCCCACATCGGCCAGTCGTTCTCGTGGCCGTGGGTCAGCGGGAAGATCAGCAGGACCAGGGCGAGCGTCGCGAGGACGACACCGACGAGGTCCAGGCGCAGCGCCTGCGGGGCCTTGGACTCGGCGATGAACTTGCGGCCCAGGATCACGCCCATGACGCCCACGGGCAGGTTGATCAGGAAGATCGGGCGCCAGCCGAGACCGAAGAGGTCCCACTCGATGAGCAGCGCGCCGAGCAGCGGGCCCGAGACGGCGGCGAGGCCCACGATCGCGCCGAACATGCCGAAGACCTTGCCGCGTTCCTGCGGCGGGAAGGTGACGTGGATGATCGCCAGGACCTGCGGCACCATCAGGGCGGCCATGCCGCCCTGGAGGAGGCGGGCGACGACGAGCACGTCCGGGGTCGAGGCGATGCCGCAGAGCAGCGAGGCCGCGGTGAAGCCGGCGATGCCGATGAGGAAGATGCGCTTGCGGCCGTAGATGTCACCGAGACGGCCGCCGGTGATCAGGCCGGCGGCGAAGGCGAGGGCGTAGCCCGCGGTGATCCACTGGATCGCGCTGGTGGAGGCGCCGAAGTCCTCGCGCATGGTGCGGATGGCTATGTTGACGATCGTGACGTCGACCAGGTCCATGAAGGCCGCGGTCATCACGATGGCGAGCGCCAGCCAGCGGCGGCGGTCGGCGGTCGGGCTGGGTGCGTCGTGGGCTACGTCGTTCCGCTCTTCTTGTGTGGGCCCGTTCTCTCTTTCGGGCGCTGTCTTGGACGTCTCGGTGCTCATGAGGAGAAACTTAGACGGCGTCTAGGTCAGTCTGTGTCCTATTTCGCTGGCAGCCTGGATTCATGACCGACACCCCCGCACGGCTGCTCTCCCTGCTGTCCCTCCTCCAGACCCCGCGCGAATGGCCCGGGAGCGAGC is drawn from Streptomyces sp. NBC_01232 and contains these coding sequences:
- a CDS encoding chaplin — protein: MNSAKKAALVLATAGLAAAGAAGSAVADSSAEGAAVGSPGVLSGNLAQVPVHIPVNVCGNTVNVIGLLNPAFGNVCLNH
- a CDS encoding rodlin; the encoded protein is MFKKFMTAAAVSAVAIGAGAAAAAPAMAIGNDNGVNTVNGNGAQQIYGNQKTAGDMSPQLSLVQGTLNKPCIGLPAKVNAQSLIAALNIGVQDINVLSNPQNQQCTENSTQAKGDEPLSHILDNIPVLSGNLSAGS
- a CDS encoding vitamin K epoxide reductase family protein, yielding MATNTVGLPRQQVRPRSGPEGEQNAAPKGLAWLLAVTGAAGLLASWVITLDKFLLLEDPDFKPACSLNPVVSCGSVMASDQAAAFGFPNPMLGLVAYGVVVCVGAGLLAGARYRGWFWLGLNAGTLFGVGFCSWLMVQSLYEINALCLWCCLAWVATLLMFWAVTAHNVRTRVLPAPAPLRGFFAEFGWAPPALHIGVIGMLILTRWWDFWTG
- a CDS encoding DUF6227 family protein; amino-acid sequence: MSDPYETTEAHLERLLGRALNSFDLPDRLVERLGTALAHSSSLYTTHHSPESGIWRETHRHTYLLTDGGSVSLWELTYRLVGDRAVRHEIFASKAETCLAVTRLFGEASAGASPDPVLVPGEEEPENDVAVLSALYAASAPVQRHREYVVEQSADHARRVLRRAENADRPGEPLATLLRSAYAHQITQAFGARQCLSDGRGAGFSLYEHAFVLLDGTEVSLWEVEHTATPDGRHMCEVYASEAAARGAMELRARVR
- a CDS encoding 1-phosphofructokinase family hexose kinase, which encodes MILTVTPNPSLDRTYAVPALDRGRVLRADGERVDPGGKGVNVSRAVAAAGVRTTAVLPLGGAPGVLLAELLGARGVDVTAVSIAGQTRSHISLAEPDGTLTKINSPGPELSREESGLLLDTVRSAAAEAAWIAAGGSLPRGLGPEWYADLVTRAHAAGARIALDTSGPALSAALAARPEVIKVGASGLAATVGRPLPTLGDVVKAADELRDLGAGAVLVSLGGDGRLLVSAEGTHHGTAPVPVVRSTAGAGGAALAGFLIAGGTGPGALASALAHGAAAVQLPGSAVPTPSDLRPDRVRITQDPPLDLPLRNPGTP
- a CDS encoding DeoR/GlpR family DNA-binding transcription regulator gives rise to the protein MYAPERRQEILRLAREAGSVDVLSLADRFRVTAETVRRDLTALDRSGLLRRTHGGAIPAGRLDFEPDLTEREGTAADEKRRIAAAALAELPDGGSIVLDAGSTIARLAAAIPVDVALTVVTHALPVAARLADHTGIDLHLVGGRVRHRTRAAVDAWALRAYAEIRADVLFLATNGFTAEGGLTTPDLAEAAVKRAAVAAARRVVLLADSAKAGQEHFARFGSFAEVDLLITDTGLTPAHKASIEAAGTEVALV
- a CDS encoding MFS transporter produces the protein MSTETSKTAPERENGPTQEERNDVAHDAPSPTADRRRWLALAIVMTAAFMDLVDVTIVNIAIRTMREDFGASTSAIQWITAGYALAFAAGLITGGRLGDIYGRKRIFLIGIAGFTAASLLCGIASTPDVLVVARLLQGGMAALMVPQVLAIIHVTFPPQERGKVFGMFGAIVGLAAVSGPLLGALLIEWDLFGLGWRPIFLINLPVGVMGVILGRKFIAESKAPQALRLDLVGVVLATLALVLLIFPLTHGHENDWPMWGFVCMSAAPFVFAAFIAYEKYKIKKDGSPLVELSLFKVKSFAGGIAVQLTFGIATGIFFLVWTMYMQMGLGWSVLRAGLTGIPFSIAVSVAAGLSVEKLVPRFGRKVLQAGALVMAAGLLLYIWESQHYGMEIASWQMAAPLVVMGVGMGLIVAPLNDTVLSEVPREHAGSASGLINTTGQMGNALGLALTSVVFFGLIENDMVFGPSYVEAFRGALWWVVAVLVVIFALMFVLPRRAIPMEEREGAAEHAGRTAEKVPAV